The genomic region tcatgacctgagccgaaggcagctgctcaaccaactgagccacccgtaACTTACTCCTTTCTGCTCCTAATTTTCTTTGTCGGGATCCTTTCTTTTGCCTTAAATCTCTTCTGGCGTAGAGACTCTGATGTGAGATAAACAAAAGCCACACCTCTGGCCTGACATGCACCACTCCCACCGCCCCAAAGCCAGAAAAAGGGAGCGCACACTTACTGAGTGTGTTCATGAGCTGGCTGCTGCCTTGTGGCCGGCTGGTTCCATTGGCGACAGCCGGCCTGATATTGTAGGGCTGCTGGTGTGCAGGCTGCAGGGGGGACGCCGGGCCATTGTCCTCATCCCCACTGCTGGAGCTGTCGTCATCACTTCCTGACGAGCTCTCCGAGTCAGAGGAACTGCTCCCGCTGCTGCTGCTCATCTGTTCAATAATGTCAACTTCGGCCCTCAGCTCTGGAATAAAATGACATGACTGGGGTGAGCACAGCAACCCCTCTCAAGGCCACACATGGAACCTTCTGTAGACAGTGAAGTGGCAAGACCAACAGCAACGAGGAATAACTTAAAACTCCTGCTTAATTTCCTAAAAACATACGAACAAAATgactaaaaccaaaaccaacaaaataacACTGTCTTCAGAGAGACAATGGAAACATACACTTCACCCCAAATAACCAAACAGAAAACCATTTCAGATAATGGCTGTTCTGTGTAAGAAATGAATCAAGTCTATTTGCcttatctacttaaaaaaaaaaaaaaaaaaaggattgtgaATTATGGGATTAAACACCAAGTAAGAAAAGTACTATGCTAAGGGgttgaaaaatatttgattagGCACTGGAACATGTGGATGCTTGTTTTTGGATCTACTTCTAACCAGCAATGAGACCTAGGTGGTAGTCAATGAATTTTCTGAGACACTGAAAAAGATGAAAGGCCAGAGTGGGCAGCCTCTGAAGTCCTTTCCAGCTTTCTTGTCACACAAAGAAACTGAGGTGGGCAGGGGTAACCACAGTAACTGATGGAAAATGGGGAAATGACATTCTTCCTCTGCACTCTTTCTATACTTCCCCGATAGCCGAGCCCATCTGGTACTACATTTTCTACCCATGAacagcagggaaggaaaaacaagtttCCCTTCCAGTGTTGCTGAGTACATTAAGGATACATCATAGGATACACTAAGATGCCAGATTTTCCTGTCCAAACATACCATGTGGTTTTAAACAAGTATGGTTCCTTTAGGCATAACTGACAATAACCAACCACTCACAGTCCAATTCCTATTCAGCTAAAGTGAAAACTTTGATAAACAgcatgaggaaaacaaaaacagcagctTAACGAATGTGCACTGCACAGAGAATGATTCTGTTTACTACGAGAGCACTTCTACAAGGTAGAAAagggaagctttttatcttaaaggACAACTCgttatctttcccttttttacCACTATTACAGATTTACTTCTGTTTCATAGAACTTTACAAATCTGGAATACGACACTTAGTCTCATAACCTCCTAAAGAGTCTGGACAATTAAAACCACCCACTCACTGTATGGGGAGAAAGCCAAGGTGATCCTGGCCTGGGGTCTAACTGGAGAGAGCCTGACTAGATCTCTAGGTCTTTCTAGGCTGTGTCCATTTCCAGGTCCCCATGGCACTTTTGTGTTCACATACTTTGTGTTAGTACAAAGCATTGGTCCTGGtattttcaattgtttttctGACCTAGATATTATACTAACATTGACAGATCTGGTTTTTACCCCAACACCTTGGAATTCTCTTCTCCCAAAGCTTTAAAGGCATGTTGTATAGACCTTCAGGGGGCAGTCATGCTTGTTCATATCCTGGACCTCTAAGCAGAAAGCTGCAAGACAGCCACAACTCCAGTCACTATCTCTGGACCCCCCTTAATCCAATGAAGCAAGTGGCAACAACCCCCACCTGCATCACCTCTGGAACGGTGAACTCTGCAGAAATTTCAATGGCAGAAAATGCCCATGCTGTCATGTCAATACAAGAGCCTTGTGATcaccacaaaaacacaaaagtccCACTCCAAGTTgctactgttttccagaaaatgCTGCTTACCTCTTTTGATGTCATCCAGTTGAGGTTCAGGTGAGGGGTTATCTTTCAAGGGCGAAGTTTTGGGTCCTACTGGAGGTTTTGTCGGAGCTCTGAATGGCAtaggtggtggaggtggtggtggctgtGGTGGCTGTGGGGGACGAGTGGGCTGCTGTTCCATGCGAGCTTGGATTTTACTGCTCCCCTCGGCTCTGAAGTGAGATATCCATGAGATAGCCTCCGTTAAATTGGAGGGGCAAAAACAGTACTCAAATCTGTTCAGGGGACCAAGTACCCATAGGTCTCTGCACATCCCTGTGCTCTTTAAAGACTACTTCAAGACACTGATGTTTGTAATGTTCTCACATGAGCTACCTGTTCAACAACTGCCTACTGATTCCAGTACTGCACTCTGCACCAGACATACAgagatgaacaaaacagacatgcAATCCTCACGGGGCTCACGTTTAGTATGTAGGACACAAAGGGATTATGAGAACTCAAAGACAACAGGATTATTTATTTGACCTGTGTACAATATAAAGTTACAGTCACAAGTACATGAGTTACTAAGTAAAACCGCTCTTGAAATACTGGTTAGTTTGCACATTTTTGCATGACCTATTACTGCTTGCTCATCTTGTCACATGCCAGCTCTTGCGAGCAGACAGGCAAAGCATTCCACCCCAAACAgagaacattttattcatttacaatTTGGACTAGCCCAGCAAACTTTGGGTTTTTGAACTTTGTGCAtacaaatcacctggggagctcattaaaatgcagattctgactcagcaAGTCCTGAAATTCTACACTTTAAAAAAGTATCcaaggggtgccagggtggctcaggtcaccatcccaggactgggatggagggagctcagcggggagtctgcttctctctctctccgctcctccccctgcttgtgctctctcaaataaaaatctttaaaaaattaaattaaaaagtaaaaaagcaccCAAGTGATAAAATGCTGCTAGTCCACAGATGACACTGAGTAGTGAGAGACATGTGCACCACCATCCGCTTTTGGAGGGTAATGGTGGCACTGATTGGGGGAAGTAATTAACACAAATATATCCCTcgagggagaggagcaggagctCGGAAGCGGCATACCTAGGGAAAGGCTCAGCTCTGGTGCTGACTCCATGGAAGTCACAAGCTCACTAGTAATCAGTCCCTTCATctgagtgcctttttttttttttttttttttaaaaagggtaacaacaggggtgcctgggtggctcagtcagttaagcggctgccttcagctcaggtcatgatctcagggtcctgggatcgagccccacatcaggctctctgctcagcagggagcctgctccccgccacccgaccacctacttgtgatctctctgtcaaataaataaattaaataaaaaagaagtgctatatttaaaaaaaaggggggggtaacAATAGCATCTTTCTAAAAGTTATGTGTAAAGTTGTGGAGAATAACACATGAAAGCATTTGGCATAGCATTCAGCAGGTGATAATCCCTCAATAAACTGTAGCTACTTTCTTGTGTAATGAGTACAGAAAAACGGCTTGAAAAAGCATAAACAGGAAAACATCAATCAGGCTGTAGTTCACTCTAAGATTTTTAAATCCTAGAGTCCATTCTAAGATTTCATGACTATTACAATAATTGCTGTATCACAATGTGAAAAATAGAACCACTGGGTTGCTTCTACAGAAtaaattttgactttaaaaatctaGTTGGCTTCACATTAGATATGTAATACCTGTtgaattaagttttaaaagagcTCGCTATtcaaaaaaaataggcaaaactttATTTTGGTATTAGAAATACCTCAAATGcatcttgtgaaaaaaaaatttttttcttaaggtttttatttatttgacagagagacagagagccccgacatggggcttgatcccactgggatcctgacctgagccaaaggcagccgtttaactgactaagccacctgaGTACCTTCAATGTTTTCCATCTCAGAAAGAATAGATATCACTCTATGATTCTTTCATAATTACAAGTCTAGGAGTTTAAATCTTATCCCATGAGGTGGTATTATATCAACAATCATGAGATTAATAAAGTGGATTTAATTGTAAAGTACGTCCTTTTCCCCGGTGGCTTCCATGTTTCAGgtcttaaaagaattatttctttttattacatctGAGGTAGTGGTATTTTACTTACTTGTCAAGAAGACAGAGGTAGAGCTGTTGAGATTACCAACAGGACACTGAGTACCCAGTGCTCacctccttttaaaataaactgatggATAATGCAAAGATACAGAAACCCTGTATCAGTCTATCTGGTTATTCACATACCTTGTTTTCTTGACCTGAATGCTGCTACTGAGTTTCTCCAGCACATATTCACCAGTGTCATGATTAATGATAAGCACGCAGTCTTTCTGATAAGGCCGTTTGTTCCCCTTGAACACAGTCATTGGTGGTGTAGATCCCTAAATGCCACAAAAGTGTAAGACGATTAATCCAGACACACCagttaaatatttacaaatgaccaCCTCATCAAATCTTTTATCAGAGCTACtcaaatagaacagaataaacagatttctattttaattcctctGGCTTTATAggcaaaaagaaaggggaaataatAATATAGCAAGAATCTGTAACTGTGCAACTGCTTCTCAATAATCGAGAAAGGTAATAATAATTTGCAAAGTTACTATACATTTTTCTAAGGACTGAAGGTATGTTACAAATAATGGCAAGATGTGAACTGATAAAAATAGATTAGCCATTACTCAGTATTGCACTGAGTAGAACTTTCACTATGAAAGTAAAACCAGTAAGTGATCTCTGTATTTCCTTATAATTTCAGAGTCCGGGGCTTCCCCTCAGGCCAAGTAACCGACAGAGCATTCTCTAAGGACAGCTCATTATTCTGCCTGGCTCAGAGTAAGTACATTATGCTACTCACCTCCCTAAGCCCCTCAACTGCTACCCTGTTGCTCtgagaccaaaaaataaaatctttaaaccagACATCTGTCCCTTCTGCCTCAACCTGGACCACTCAGCCCTCAGTTCTGTGGAATCCAGAGCAGAAGGCGGATGGCCTCTCTCCGATTCTCAAGCTCTTTCTCACAGGGCTTTAATGAGGCTTCTGCCTACATCCTGCCCCTTTTTCTCGTTCAATTACTCAACCTTCAAATCTGCTCAAAAGTCACTTCCTTAGAGAAACCTTCCCtgattttctgcagtttttttatatttaattctagaCCATAAGCTCCCCAAGGGCAAGAAAAGTACTTAAGTTGCTTAAGACTGTATTCTAGGTGCTTAGTAAGGGGccagcacacagtaagtgctcaattaatatctgacataaataaaaattaatatttgacaacTATAGGATTTAATCTCATATAGAATAAAAAGACTGCTTGGCTCTTTGACTCGCTACTCATAGGGTAAAAACTTAGAGATGGAAGGGACCTTAGAGACCATTTATCTAACCTCTTCATTTTACATTTGGCAAACGAAGATCCAAGGGGAGATGATGTAACCTGCCAAAGGCAACAAGTAACAAAACAGCAGTTGGAACTGGCAGACAAGTAATCCTTCCAACACGTGAAGCTTCTCGTCCAGAGCCTTTTCATTCTATCACTGGTTACCAAGACCTTATTATGTTCCAGCACCAGACTGTGACATGCAGTGACACATGTACATTAAGAGTATTTTGTTTGATCCTTCAGGCTTTCTGATTACAGTGTTGCCTTGGGCAAAGCTTCAAACAAATCTCTCTGCAATGTATTTCAACTTAGCTTTTAACTGGGTTCCTCATCCCTAAATGAGCTGACTGCTCTGTTACTCTGGTTCTCGCTTGAAACCTTCAGCCTGGACTTCACCTTTTGCCAGATATTTGAAGTATGTCAATCCTGTTCCTGCCTGCCTTAACTCTTGGCTTGCCTGTGCCATTCTCCTAAACTGGTGTCGCTATAAATCAACATAGCATCTAGAGCTTTGctctttggggggaggggggagctatGCAGCTCTAAAAGAGGGGTCAGGGATCCAGAAAGGAACATCATCTACTTTGTAGCAaatgggagaaaagggaacttggGGAAAATGGCAAAGAATCATTTTTACTCAAGCACCTAGGAAGCATGAATTCCatccaaccccacccccaaaatcccTTTTCCCCTTACATTGGAACTTTAGAAATCTCAAGGTTTTCACATAGTAGGCAATTCAAATGGCAATACATAGAATATGAGGATTCACTGTGATTCCACAGTGCATAAACTTACAGGAATATGTGGTAATGTAATTGTGACTTCATCTCCTTTGCCAACCTGAAGCTCTCCTTCACAAGAAGTATCTATAGATGCTGGCTTAAAGTCATCtaaagggaaaagcaaaagaacattTATCCAACAAGTTACTTATACTAAGCCTCCTGGgcattcttatttaaaaagttaaaatttttgttactccagataaatggaaaatacaaatttagaatttaaaaacaaacaaacaaaaaaaaactatttcactGTGGAAAACCCCACATATACAAAAACGAGAGAATAGTACAATGAGCCCCTGTGTACTGTCACCCGGCCTCAATAATTACCA from Mustela erminea isolate mMusErm1 chromosome 1, mMusErm1.Pri, whole genome shotgun sequence harbors:
- the EAF1 gene encoding ELL-associated factor 1 isoform X2 → MAPPPPLPPRNQRSLPDAGSPAALLPRGPPPTRRGEKALLPAPGGRRLGSRCAADRSPGSVFPPYVGAGSSGRGRVRRVPVRARDSCGAMNGTVNPLLDREEHCLRLGESFEKRPRASFHTIRYDFKPASIDTSCEGELQVGKGDEVTITLPHIPGSTPPMTVFKGNKRPYQKDCVLIINHDTGEYVLEKLSSSIQVKKTRAEGSSKIQARMEQQPTRPPQPPQPPPPPPPMPFRAPTKPPVGPKTSPLKDNPSPEPQLDDIKRELRAEVDIIEQMSSSSGSSSSDSESSSGSDDDSSSSGDEDNGPASPLQPAHQQPYNIRPAVANGTSRPQGSSQLMNTLKSLRQKRFKAKERIPTKKIRSRKEK
- the EAF1 gene encoding ELL-associated factor 1 isoform X1, which gives rise to MAPPPPLPPRNQRSLPDAGSPAALLPRGPPPTRRGEKALLPAPGGRRLGSRCAADRSPGSVFPPYVGAGSSGRGRVRRVPVRARDSCGAMNGTVNPLLDREEHCLRLGESFEKRPRASFHTIRYDFKPASIDTSCEGELQVGKGDEVTITLPHIPGSTPPMTVFKGNKRPYQKDCVLIINHDTGEYVLEKLSSSIQVKKTRAEGSSKIQARMEQQPTRPPQPPQPPPPPPPMPFRAPTKPPVGPKTSPLKDNPSPEPQLDDIKRELRAEVDIIEQMSSSSGSSSSDSESSSGSDDDSSSSGDEDNGPASPLQPAHQQPYNIRPAVANGTSRPQGSSQLMNTLKSLRQKRFKAKERIPTKKIRSRKELLGCCLPPHCPRLPIFVQSRELQTGGPQPTDLGT
- the EAF1 gene encoding ELL-associated factor 1 isoform X3, with the protein product MAPPPPLPPRNQRSLPDAGSPAALLPRGPPPTRRGEKALLPAPGGRRLGSRCAADRSPGSVFPPYVGAGSSGRGRVRRVPVRARDSCGAMNGTVNPLLDREEHCLRLGESFEKRPRASFHTIRYDFKPASIDTSCEGELQVGKGDEVTITLPHIPGSTPPMTVFKGNKRPYQKDCVLIINHDTGEYVLEKLSSSIQVKKTRAEGSSKIQARMEQQPTRPPQPPQPPPPPPPMPFRAPTKPPVGPKTSPLKDNPSPEPQLDDIKRELRAEVDIIEQMSSSSGSSSSDSESSSGSDDDSSSSGDEDNGPASPLQPAHQQPYNIRPAVANGTSRPQGSSQLMNTLRNDLQLSESGSDSDD